The genomic window CGTTCTCGAAGAGATCCGTGGACAACTGCGACAGGTATCCGGCGCCCCGGTGCACGCTCCCGTAGTACGGGGCGTACGCCGCGACGTCGTCCCACACCCGCTGCAACGCCGGGGCGCTGGCGGCGTAGTCGAGCGCGGCGTAGGTGACCTCGCCGCCGGTGACGAGCGGGACGGTGACATCTCGTCCCAGAACGGGCAGCGGGGCACAAACGGACTGGACAGCGGCAAGGGTGGAGACAGACATGGGGGAACTCCCGTGAAAGCAAGCGGAATCACCGTGCCGGACACCAGGTCGACGGCACAGGAAAGCCGAAAAGGGGGAAAGGGAAACGCGGAGGCGGGGCTCTGCGGCCCTATCGCATTCGCTTGCTCACGGAAGGCTCCCTCGAACGACCAGGACCCCTGGCGTATCCACTCAGAAGAGTGCGAGGGGTCCGCGCTTGCCGTAGACCTCTCTGCCTACGACCTGGTCTTCACCCGGGGCACCCCGCCACGGACGGAGGGTTGCCGGACAGCCGGCCGGGGCCTTTTGGCTGTCGCTCATGACCTGCCGAAAAACGTACGCGAAGTGATCGCCGCGCCGCAACTTCTGTCCGGATGGCGGGATGAGGGCGCCTTATAGCTCGGGGGGGTCTGTTGTGTGGCGAGTGCGGGTGGTGTGTGGTTGCTCGCGCAGTTCCCCGCGCCCCTCAAAAAGCAGGGGCTGCGCCCCCGTGCTTTTTGCTTTCAGGGGCGCGAGGAGCCCCACCACCCGCAGACAAACAACCCAGCAGGGCGCTAGACGTTGGTGGCCGCGACCCACCGCGCGAGAACCCGCTGCGCCGACCCCGAGTCGATCGACTCCGCGGCCTTCGCCATCCCGTCCCGCAGTTGCTCCGCCAGGGAACCCGTCCCCGGCGACAACGCCACCAGCGCCGCCGCCGAGTTCAGCAGCACCGCGTCCCGCACCGGCCCTGTCTCGCCGCCCAGCAACCGACGCGTGACATCCGCGTTGTACGAGGAGTCGGCCCCCCGCAACGCCTCCACCGGCACCAGCTCCAGCCCCACGTCCCGCGGGTCGAAGGTCTCCTCGGTCACCTTGCCGTCCCGTACGACCCACACCCGTGACGTGGCGGTCGTCGTCAACTCGTCAAGCCCGTCGTCACCCCGGAAGACCAACGACGAGTTGCCGCGCTCGGCGAAGACGCCCGCCATGATCGGTGCCATCCGCGGATCGGCGACACCGACCGCCTGGGCGCGCACCTTCGCCGGGTTCGCCAGCGGCCCCAGTGCGTTGAAGACGGTCCGGATGCCCAACTGCCCCCGCGCGGCGGCCACATGACGCAGCGCCGGGTGGAACTTCACCGCGAAGCAGAAGGTGATCCCGGCCTCCTCGGCGACCTCGGCCACCCGCTTCGGCGTGAGCTCCAGATTGACGCCCAGCTTCTCCAGCACATCGGACGCGCCGGACGCCGACGACGCGGCCCGGTTGCCGTGCTTGACGACCTTCGCACCCGTACCGGCGACGACGATCGACGACATCGTGGAGATGTTGACCGTCTTGGCGCCGTCCCCGCCCGTACCGACGATGTCGACGGTCCTGCCCGACACCTCGATCACATTGGCGTGCTCGTACAGCGCCTCGACGAGACCGGTGATCTCCTCGACGGTCTCCCCCTTGGCCCGCAGCGCCACCACGAACCCGGCGATCTGCGCGTCCGTCGCCTCGCCGCGCATGATCTGGTCCATGGCCCAGAACGTGGCGCCGGCGTCCTGGTCGTGCCCGGACAGCAGCGCGTTCAGCACCGCGGGCCAGGAACGGCCCGCCGTGGTGTCGCCTCCAGCGGGGGTCACAGCGCTCATAGCCGCTC from Streptomyces sp. DSM 40750 includes these protein-coding regions:
- the trpD gene encoding anthranilate phosphoribosyltransferase, with the translated sequence MSAVTPAGGDTTAGRSWPAVLNALLSGHDQDAGATFWAMDQIMRGEATDAQIAGFVVALRAKGETVEEITGLVEALYEHANVIEVSGRTVDIVGTGGDGAKTVNISTMSSIVVAGTGAKVVKHGNRAASSASGASDVLEKLGVNLELTPKRVAEVAEEAGITFCFAVKFHPALRHVAAARGQLGIRTVFNALGPLANPAKVRAQAVGVADPRMAPIMAGVFAERGNSSLVFRGDDGLDELTTTATSRVWVVRDGKVTEETFDPRDVGLELVPVEALRGADSSYNADVTRRLLGGETGPVRDAVLLNSAAALVALSPGTGSLAEQLRDGMAKAAESIDSGSAQRVLARWVAATNV